One region of Chitinophaga varians genomic DNA includes:
- a CDS encoding Crp/Fnr family transcriptional regulator, with the protein MERYNYFRQFHDISPADYNLLTEHLQPRSFKKGESIIVPGQVQRELYFVKSGVQMAYFDTDDKTYVIDFSYFPGLCAIAESFSFQVPSKYFITCLTDSELAYLSYEQLQKLLDQSRAIERLFRRMIEAMLADMVDLPIDLRAMTIEERYRSFCRKSPQLLQLVPHKYIASYLGIDPTNFSKLFNQVKI; encoded by the coding sequence ATGGAACGCTACAACTACTTCAGACAATTTCATGATATCAGTCCGGCGGATTACAATCTGCTAACGGAACATCTACAGCCTCGTTCCTTTAAAAAAGGAGAATCCATTATCGTGCCCGGACAAGTCCAGCGGGAGCTGTATTTCGTCAAGAGCGGTGTACAGATGGCTTACTTTGATACCGATGATAAAACCTATGTCATCGACTTCAGCTATTTCCCGGGACTGTGTGCCATCGCGGAATCCTTCTCGTTTCAGGTGCCTTCCAAATATTTTATCACCTGTCTGACAGACAGTGAATTGGCGTATCTCAGTTATGAGCAGCTGCAAAAACTGCTTGACCAGTCCCGGGCAATAGAAAGGCTTTTCCGGCGGATGATAGAAGCCATGCTCGCGGATATGGTAGACCTTCCTATTGACCTGCGTGCCATGACCATAGAAGAACGTTATCGGTCGTTTTGCAGGAAAAGCCCGCAGCTGCTGCAACTGGTGCCACATAAGTATATTGCCTCCTATCTGGGCATAGACCCGACAAACTTCAGTAAATTATTTAATCAGGTAAAAATCTGA
- a CDS encoding SDR family NAD(P)-dependent oxidoreductase, with translation MEKVWFITGSSRGLGRCLTEAVLQNGDKVAAAARNISQLNELVQQYGDQILPLALDVTDYEKVHQVVATAVAHFGRIDVLVNNAGFGIIGAAEAYTAEQVRGQLETNLYAPIEITRAVLPYMRQQGGGRILQISSIGGRVGNAGLTMYQAAKFGLSGFTEALAKETGPLGIYVTSVEPGGFRTDWAGASMTYAPEIAAYETVSQRIAYFKEGKFVAVGDPVKAAKAMVDLAQHPAPPLHLVLGSEAISLLKNADKARQAEMEEWLPVSLSTDHDEAGVFPETQVAQWVGTGVQRKN, from the coding sequence ATGGAAAAAGTATGGTTTATTACCGGCAGTTCCCGCGGACTGGGCCGGTGCCTCACAGAAGCCGTATTACAAAACGGCGATAAAGTCGCAGCTGCTGCGCGCAACATCAGTCAATTGAACGAGCTGGTACAACAATACGGCGATCAGATATTACCGCTGGCACTGGATGTCACCGACTATGAAAAAGTACATCAGGTGGTGGCCACAGCGGTAGCGCATTTCGGTCGCATCGATGTGTTGGTCAACAATGCCGGCTTTGGCATTATAGGCGCAGCGGAAGCCTACACCGCTGAACAGGTACGCGGCCAGCTGGAAACCAACCTGTATGCCCCGATTGAAATCACCCGCGCAGTGTTGCCTTACATGCGCCAACAGGGTGGTGGCAGAATATTACAGATCAGCTCCATCGGCGGGAGAGTGGGCAATGCCGGCCTGACCATGTACCAGGCGGCCAAATTCGGCCTGAGCGGCTTCACTGAAGCATTGGCCAAAGAAACCGGGCCACTGGGTATTTACGTGACCAGCGTGGAACCCGGTGGTTTCCGCACCGATTGGGCCGGCGCTTCTATGACCTATGCCCCGGAAATAGCGGCTTATGAGACTGTCAGCCAACGTATTGCTTACTTCAAAGAAGGGAAGTTCGTGGCGGTAGGCGATCCCGTTAAGGCTGCCAAAGCCATGGTAGACCTGGCACAACATCCCGCACCACCGTTACACCTGGTACTGGGCAGCGAGGCAATCAGTCTCCTGAAAAATGCCGACAAAGCACGACAGGCAGAAATGGAAGAATGGCTGCCGGTAAGCCTCTCCACCGACCATGACGAGGCCGGGGTATTTCCCGAAACACAGGTGGCGCAGTGGGTCGGCACCGGTGTACAGCGTAAGAATTAA
- a CDS encoding class I SAM-dependent methyltransferase: MNNETGKPEFWEAAFVEKQEMWGFEPANSAILTKDFFIEKGIKNVLVPGMGYGRNARIFRDNGMAVTGIEISQTAIDIAHKHFGTDMPVYHGSVTDMPFDDKKYDGIFCHALIHLLDENERAKLIRDCYHQLSSDGYMVFSMISKAASTYGQGTLISKDRYEMFGGVNMFFYDQESVHAAFDTAGLFEITEVSENYPMFLVKCKKEER; encoded by the coding sequence ATGAACAACGAAACCGGCAAACCAGAATTCTGGGAAGCGGCTTTTGTAGAAAAGCAGGAGATGTGGGGCTTTGAGCCTGCCAACTCCGCGATACTGACAAAAGACTTCTTTATTGAAAAAGGCATCAAAAACGTGCTTGTCCCTGGCATGGGCTACGGCCGCAATGCCCGCATTTTCAGGGACAACGGCATGGCGGTGACAGGGATAGAAATATCTCAGACAGCCATCGATATCGCACACAAACATTTTGGCACAGACATGCCCGTGTACCATGGGTCTGTAACGGACATGCCATTTGACGATAAGAAATATGACGGCATATTCTGCCATGCGCTGATTCACTTACTGGACGAAAATGAAAGGGCAAAACTCATCCGTGACTGCTACCACCAGCTGTCCTCAGACGGTTACATGGTTTTCAGCATGATTTCAAAGGCGGCATCCACCTATGGCCAGGGTACGCTCATCAGCAAAGACCGCTACGAAATGTTTGGTGGCGTCAACATGTTCTTCTATGACCAGGAGTCTGTTCATGCAGCATTTGATACTGCCGGATTGTTTGAGATCACTGAAGTAAGCGAAAACTATCCCATGTTTTTAGTGAAATGTAAAAAAGAGGAACGGTAG
- a CDS encoding helix-turn-helix domain-containing protein, translating into MMTEPKTNPSRIAYSCYYARNRDGEQFIPEHVLSYQVTGRLTLNSADKTYVFNEGELRFIKRNQLVKFLKEPLEDGVFKTISVYLDQETLKSFSLEYGYHASTTGNAEEEGIIRLEHQPLCKSLIDSLMPYVQGDHLINDDLQRLKQRETIMVLLQTQPKLKDILFDFREPGKIDLEEFMNRNFHFNVQLKRFAYLTGRSLATFKRDFEHIFHTSPSRWLLHRRLQEAHFLIREKGKAPSDVYLETGFEDLSHFSFAFKKMYGVAPSKLLS; encoded by the coding sequence ATGATGACTGAACCGAAGACAAATCCATCCCGTATCGCTTATTCCTGTTACTACGCCCGTAACCGGGACGGGGAGCAGTTTATACCGGAACATGTGTTGAGTTACCAGGTCACTGGCCGGCTGACGCTTAACAGTGCGGATAAAACCTATGTTTTTAACGAAGGGGAACTCCGGTTTATCAAACGTAACCAGCTGGTGAAATTTCTGAAAGAGCCCCTGGAAGACGGGGTCTTTAAAACCATCTCCGTTTATCTCGATCAGGAAACATTAAAGAGCTTCAGCCTGGAATACGGCTATCATGCTTCAACAACCGGTAATGCGGAAGAAGAGGGGATAATAAGACTGGAGCACCAGCCCTTGTGCAAAAGTCTGATAGATTCATTGATGCCCTATGTACAGGGAGATCACCTGATCAATGATGACCTGCAACGGCTCAAACAACGGGAAACCATTATGGTCTTGTTGCAGACACAGCCGAAGCTGAAAGATATCCTGTTTGATTTCAGGGAACCGGGTAAAATCGACCTGGAAGAGTTTATGAACAGAAACTTTCACTTTAATGTTCAGTTGAAACGTTTCGCCTACCTTACCGGGCGCAGCCTTGCTACTTTTAAACGTGATTTTGAACATATCTTCCATACTTCCCCCAGCCGCTGGTTGCTGCACCGGCGCCTGCAGGAGGCGCATTTCCTGATAAGGGAAAAAGGGAAAGCGCCGTCTGACGTATACCTTGAAACCGGGTTCGAAGACTTGTCGCATTTTTCTTTTGCGTTTAAGAAAATGTACGGGGTAGCGCCATCAAAGCTGTTAAGTTGA
- a CDS encoding RNA polymerase sigma factor — MSGIKHNSDRQLLLQISEGDEQAFAMLVKAYSGLLFTYLVKITKDQDIASDVVQEIFTQLWLTRESLREVESFRSWLFVISRHHAVRMLKNIDREYKKREEWHQITQTAADGLEAQDEASLKEAYDILVKNAVDRLPAQQKKVWTLARLEGKKYAEIAEEMQISRETVKKYLQIASSSIADYIRNNGLPIIISFLIIKL, encoded by the coding sequence TTGTCAGGCATTAAACATAACAGTGACCGCCAACTGCTGCTACAGATCTCTGAAGGGGACGAGCAGGCGTTTGCTATGCTTGTGAAAGCGTATTCCGGCCTTCTTTTTACATACCTGGTCAAAATTACCAAAGATCAGGATATAGCTTCCGATGTGGTACAGGAAATTTTCACTCAGCTATGGCTGACAAGGGAATCTCTGAGAGAAGTGGAAAGCTTTCGTTCCTGGTTGTTCGTAATCTCGCGGCATCATGCAGTCAGGATGCTGAAGAACATCGACAGGGAGTACAAAAAACGGGAGGAGTGGCATCAAATTACACAAACTGCGGCCGACGGCCTGGAGGCACAGGACGAGGCCTCTTTAAAGGAAGCGTACGATATATTAGTGAAAAATGCGGTTGACCGGCTCCCGGCGCAGCAAAAGAAGGTTTGGACGCTTGCCCGGTTAGAAGGGAAAAAATATGCCGAAATAGCAGAGGAAATGCAGATTAGCCGGGAAACCGTAAAAAAATACCTCCAGATTGCTTCTTCTTCTATCGCTGACTACATCAGGAATAATGGCCTGCCAATCATAATTTCGTTCCTGATTATAAAATTGTAA
- the groES gene encoding co-chaperone GroES, with product MANNLTATPLHDRVIIRPAQTEEKTSGGIIIPDTAKEKPQRGVIVAAGPGKKDEPVTVKAGDTVLYGKYAGTEVRIGNEDLLIMRESDILAII from the coding sequence ATGGCAAACAATTTAACGGCCACTCCACTCCATGACAGGGTCATCATCAGGCCCGCACAGACAGAAGAAAAAACCAGTGGTGGTATCATTATCCCCGATACTGCCAAAGAGAAACCACAACGCGGCGTAATTGTAGCTGCCGGTCCCGGAAAAAAAGACGAACCGGTAACCGTTAAGGCCGGCGACACTGTCCTTTACGGTAAGTATGCCGGTACGGAAGTCCGCATCGGCAATGAGGATTTACTCATCATGCGTGAATCCGACATTCTCGCTATTATTTAA
- a CDS encoding RidA family protein, with the protein MRKQFISVAVTLLLVTSFANAQSDKSTVHLINPSEVAKPNGYSQAAVINLGTGKMIILSGQVPLNVKGELVGKDNFEQQAEQVFVNIQKIIEASGGKMSDIVKLSYFILDTKNLKTLRAVRDKYVDVQHPPASTLVQVSRLFRDDVLLEIEATAVISGNKIQ; encoded by the coding sequence ATGAGAAAACAATTCATTTCAGTAGCTGTAACCCTGTTGTTGGTTACATCGTTTGCCAACGCCCAATCGGACAAGTCAACAGTTCACCTCATAAATCCTTCAGAAGTGGCTAAACCCAACGGATATTCACAGGCAGCTGTTATCAACCTGGGAACGGGTAAAATGATCATCCTTTCAGGGCAGGTGCCGTTGAATGTTAAAGGGGAACTGGTAGGAAAAGATAATTTTGAGCAACAGGCAGAGCAGGTTTTTGTCAATATTCAAAAAATTATAGAAGCGTCCGGCGGAAAGATGTCGGACATCGTGAAACTATCCTATTTCATACTGGACACCAAAAATCTGAAAACACTTCGCGCAGTCAGGGATAAATATGTGGATGTACAACATCCGCCGGCCAGCACGCTGGTGCAGGTGAGCAGGTTATTTCGGGATGATGTTTTACTTGAAATTGAGGCCACTGCTGTTATTTCGGGGAATAAAATACAATGA
- a CDS encoding class I SAM-dependent methyltransferase — MKQKWDERYQNDFFVYGKEPNEFFREWLPKFTPGTILMPADGEGRNGVFAAQQGWQVTSFDQSEAGKVKAMQLAAERQVSLDYIVGDLEDLQFEAASFDAMGLIYAHFAGDKKAPFHQQLDSYLKPGGIIIFEAFSKQHRGFKAANPRVGGPDGTDDLYSKEEITTYFGNYDILMLEEEEILLNEGQFHVGKGAVVRFAGRKK, encoded by the coding sequence ATGAAACAGAAATGGGATGAAAGATACCAAAACGATTTTTTTGTCTATGGAAAGGAACCGAATGAATTCTTCAGGGAATGGTTGCCCAAATTCACACCCGGCACTATACTGATGCCCGCCGACGGAGAAGGCCGCAACGGCGTGTTTGCCGCGCAACAAGGCTGGCAGGTGACCTCTTTCGATCAAAGCGAAGCCGGAAAAGTGAAAGCCATGCAGTTGGCCGCAGAACGGCAGGTGTCGCTGGATTATATTGTGGGCGACCTTGAAGACCTTCAGTTTGAAGCAGCTTCCTTCGATGCCATGGGCCTGATTTACGCACACTTTGCCGGCGATAAAAAAGCACCGTTCCATCAACAGCTGGACAGTTATCTTAAACCGGGAGGCATCATTATTTTTGAAGCTTTCAGTAAACAGCATCGGGGTTTTAAGGCTGCAAACCCTCGTGTAGGCGGCCCTGATGGAACAGACGACCTGTATTCAAAAGAAGAGATCACCACTTATTTCGGAAACTATGATATCCTGATGCTGGAGGAAGAAGAAATCCTGTTGAATGAAGGACAGTTTCATGTTGGCAAAGGGGCGGTAGTGCGTTTTGCAGGCCGGAAAAAATAG
- a CDS encoding DUF1569 domain-containing protein, which translates to MKTIFDHSTRTELINRIDTLNDRSKAQWGKMDVWQMTKHCTIWFEWIMGKNNPTYKQEWLGRIFGKMALKSNTKDDRPMQKNMPAGKQAVKEKGGDVEQQKKIWINLIAECEHYSNPAFIHDFFGKMTTEQIGVFAYKHADHHLRQFGV; encoded by the coding sequence ATGAAGACAATATTTGACCACTCCACACGGACTGAATTAATAAACAGAATTGATACCCTCAATGACCGCAGCAAGGCGCAATGGGGAAAAATGGACGTCTGGCAGATGACCAAACACTGCACCATATGGTTTGAATGGATCATGGGAAAAAACAACCCAACATACAAGCAGGAATGGTTAGGCAGGATATTCGGGAAAATGGCGTTGAAAAGTAATACCAAAGACGACCGGCCCATGCAGAAGAACATGCCGGCAGGAAAACAGGCCGTAAAAGAAAAAGGCGGTGATGTGGAACAGCAGAAAAAAATATGGATCAACCTGATCGCAGAATGTGAACACTACTCAAATCCCGCCTTTATCCACGATTTTTTTGGTAAAATGACAACAGAACAAATCGGCGTTTTCGCTTACAAACATGCCGACCATCACCTGAGGCAGTTTGGGGTATAA
- the groL gene encoding chaperonin GroEL (60 kDa chaperone family; promotes refolding of misfolded polypeptides especially under stressful conditions; forms two stacked rings of heptamers to form a barrel-shaped 14mer; ends can be capped by GroES; misfolded proteins enter the barrel where they are refolded when GroES binds): MAKQLFFDVEARNKMKKGVDTLANAVKVTLGPKGRNVVLEKKFGASHITKDGVSVAKEIELEDPIENMGAQMIKEVASKTADVAGDGTTTATVLAQAIIGEGLKNVAAGANPMDLKRGIDKAVEAIVANLKEQAQPVGHTEEKIRQVAALSANNDDTIGKLIAEAFGKVGKEGVITVEEAKGTDTTVEVVEGMQFDRGYLSPYFVTNTEKMQTELDNPYILICDKKISSMKDILHILEKTAQSGRPLLIVAEDLDGEALATLVVNKLRGTLKIAAVKAPGFGDRRKEMLTDLAVLTKGTVISEEQGYKLENADLSHLGTASSVVITKDTTTIVDGHGNKEDIDGRIAQIKAQLSTTTSTYDKEKLQERLAKLSGGVAVLYVGAATEVEMKEKKDRVDDALHATRAAIEEGIVPGGGVAYVRAVAALPELKGLNTDENTGIALVKRAVEEPLRQIVANCGMEGSVVVQKIREGQGDYGFNARTEQYEPLLQAGVIDPAKVTRIALENAASIAGMLLTTECVVADKPKKEVPAAVPAGMGGMDY, translated from the coding sequence ATGGCAAAGCAACTTTTCTTTGACGTTGAAGCAAGAAACAAAATGAAGAAAGGCGTTGACACATTAGCCAACGCCGTGAAGGTTACACTGGGCCCTAAAGGCCGTAATGTAGTACTGGAAAAGAAATTTGGCGCCTCCCATATTACAAAGGACGGCGTTAGTGTAGCCAAAGAAATAGAACTGGAAGACCCCATCGAAAACATGGGCGCCCAGATGATTAAAGAAGTAGCTTCCAAAACAGCTGATGTTGCCGGTGATGGCACTACCACTGCCACTGTGCTGGCACAGGCCATCATTGGGGAAGGACTTAAAAACGTGGCTGCCGGCGCTAATCCGATGGACCTGAAACGTGGCATCGACAAAGCGGTGGAAGCTATTGTAGCAAATCTGAAAGAACAGGCGCAACCGGTTGGCCATACCGAAGAGAAAATCCGTCAAGTGGCAGCCCTTTCCGCCAACAACGACGATACCATCGGTAAGCTGATCGCTGAAGCCTTCGGCAAAGTAGGCAAGGAAGGCGTTATTACCGTGGAGGAAGCCAAAGGCACCGATACCACTGTAGAAGTGGTGGAAGGCATGCAGTTCGACCGCGGCTATCTGTCGCCCTACTTTGTGACCAACACAGAGAAAATGCAGACAGAACTGGACAATCCCTACATTCTCATCTGCGACAAAAAGATCAGCTCCATGAAGGATATCCTTCATATCCTGGAGAAAACCGCCCAAAGCGGAAGGCCGCTGCTCATTGTAGCAGAAGACCTGGACGGGGAAGCACTGGCCACACTGGTAGTCAACAAACTCCGCGGAACGCTTAAAATAGCGGCTGTTAAAGCTCCCGGATTTGGCGACAGAAGGAAAGAGATGCTGACCGACCTGGCCGTGCTCACAAAAGGCACTGTGATCAGCGAAGAACAGGGCTACAAACTGGAAAACGCAGATCTCAGCCACCTCGGCACCGCCTCTTCCGTTGTCATCACCAAAGACACCACCACCATCGTTGACGGCCACGGCAACAAAGAAGATATCGATGGCCGCATTGCGCAGATAAAAGCGCAGCTCAGCACCACTACTTCTACCTATGACAAGGAGAAACTCCAGGAAAGGCTGGCTAAACTCAGCGGCGGCGTAGCTGTATTGTATGTAGGCGCCGCTACGGAAGTGGAAATGAAAGAGAAAAAAGACCGTGTGGACGATGCGCTGCACGCTACCCGCGCAGCCATAGAAGAAGGCATCGTACCCGGCGGCGGGGTGGCCTATGTACGTGCGGTGGCGGCCCTGCCGGAATTAAAGGGACTGAACACGGATGAAAACACAGGCATCGCGCTCGTAAAACGGGCAGTAGAAGAACCGCTGCGCCAGATCGTTGCCAACTGCGGCATGGAAGGCAGCGTGGTAGTACAAAAAATAAGGGAAGGCCAGGGTGACTATGGCTTTAATGCCCGCACTGAACAATATGAACCATTACTTCAGGCCGGCGTTATAGACCCAGCCAAAGTAACCCGTATAGCACTTGAAAACGCCGCTTCTATCGCCGGTATGCTGCTTACCACCGAATGTGTGGTGGCCGACAAACCGAAAAAAGAAGTTCCGGCGGCCGTTCCTGCCGGTATGGGAGGAATGGACTATTAA
- a CDS encoding alpha/beta fold hydrolase has protein sequence MMNVDSHGSYANVNGLKMYYEVHGQGRPLFLLPGAVSGVGTAFGSLIPLLAADRQVIALEFQGYGHTADIPERPLSYEQLADDVITLSQVLEINNADFFGYSTGAGVALQIAMRKPSLVGKLILASCTFNSNGRHPQLGGLESLLTVEGLKGTPYETEYLRTAPRPEDWPRHLAKVTAFNKALQDWPADDISHIKAPALIIAGDADIVQPEHAVALFRLLGGGTLGELSMPASQLAILPGTMHTALTTKTVLLTAMVSAFL, from the coding sequence ATGATGAATGTAGATAGTCACGGAAGTTACGCCAACGTAAACGGATTAAAAATGTACTATGAGGTACATGGCCAGGGAAGACCTCTTTTCCTGCTGCCCGGAGCCGTCTCCGGAGTAGGTACTGCTTTTGGAAGCCTCATTCCGCTGCTAGCGGCGGACAGGCAGGTCATAGCCCTCGAATTCCAGGGCTATGGCCATACTGCCGATATCCCGGAACGCCCGCTTTCTTATGAGCAATTAGCAGATGATGTGATAACATTATCGCAGGTGCTGGAAATAAACAATGCAGATTTTTTTGGCTATAGCACCGGAGCTGGTGTGGCCTTACAGATCGCCATGCGTAAGCCTTCGCTGGTTGGTAAGCTCATCCTGGCTTCCTGCACTTTCAATAGTAATGGACGTCATCCGCAACTCGGCGGACTGGAATCGCTGCTTACCGTTGAAGGCCTGAAAGGCACACCCTATGAAACCGAATACCTCCGGACTGCACCGAGGCCGGAAGACTGGCCCAGGCATCTGGCTAAAGTAACTGCCTTCAACAAAGCATTGCAGGACTGGCCTGCCGATGACATCAGCCATATAAAGGCGCCGGCGTTGATTATTGCCGGCGATGCGGATATCGTTCAGCCGGAGCATGCGGTGGCGTTGTTCAGGCTGTTGGGCGGTGGTACTCTTGGAGAATTGTCCATGCCTGCATCGCAACTGGCCATATTGCCAGGAACAATGCATACAGCTTTAACCACAAAGACAGTGCTGCTAACGGCGATGGTCTCTGCGTTTCTCTAA
- a CDS encoding helix-turn-helix domain-containing protein, which produces MSNADTNRDDREIITPEYPRVYLYIRIVQAKLFIDNNYADEIDLENIADEAYFSRFHFIRLFKSAYGKTPHQYLKSVRIEKARELLKEDKTVAEACFSVGFQSLTSFSGLFKKITGESPSSYAARHKAMKKKISEKPLAFVPSCYAYQHGWLEK; this is translated from the coding sequence ATGAGTAATGCAGATACAAATAGAGACGACAGGGAAATCATCACTCCGGAGTATCCGAGGGTGTACCTGTATATCCGTATTGTTCAGGCCAAATTGTTTATAGACAATAACTATGCTGACGAAATAGATCTGGAAAATATAGCTGATGAAGCGTATTTCTCCAGGTTTCATTTTATCCGGCTCTTTAAATCGGCCTACGGCAAAACACCCCACCAATATCTCAAATCGGTAAGAATAGAGAAGGCCCGGGAACTGTTAAAAGAAGATAAAACGGTTGCGGAAGCCTGTTTTTCGGTTGGCTTTCAAAGCCTGACCTCCTTTAGCGGCCTATTTAAAAAGATAACGGGAGAGTCTCCGTCTTCCTATGCAGCCCGCCATAAAGCCATGAAAAAGAAAATCAGTGAGAAACCCCTCGCGTTTGTCCCTTCCTGTTATGCCTACCAGCATGGCTGGCTCGAAAAATAG
- a CDS encoding VOC family protein → MITKMTVTNIHVLDQDSAYDFYVNKLGFKLIDDIAMGPDTRWLTVSPPEQPDLQLVLFPVKVSKMFPQETADMLITLIKQGVFGCGVLTCTDIFATYEELKAKGVEFLKPPTKEFYGTEALFKDDSGNYFSLQSINNFSHEDNI, encoded by the coding sequence ATGATTACTAAAATGACCGTCACCAATATTCATGTACTGGACCAGGACAGCGCCTACGATTTTTATGTTAACAAACTGGGATTTAAATTGATCGATGACATCGCTATGGGACCGGATACCCGCTGGCTGACGGTATCACCGCCGGAACAGCCCGATTTGCAACTGGTCCTTTTCCCGGTAAAAGTAAGCAAAATGTTTCCCCAGGAAACGGCAGACATGCTCATCACCCTGATCAAACAAGGGGTATTTGGTTGTGGCGTGCTCACCTGTACAGATATTTTCGCCACCTATGAAGAACTAAAGGCTAAAGGAGTGGAATTCCTGAAACCACCCACAAAAGAGTTCTATGGCACAGAAGCCTTGTTTAAGGACGATTCCGGAAATTACTTTTCATTACAGTCCATCAATAATTTTAGCCATGAAGACAATATTTGA